The Salinivibrio kushneri genomic interval GGTGGTGGTTTTCCCCACGCCGCCTTTCTGGTTTGCTACCGCGATAACTTTACCCACGTGCTCTCGACCTCTATTCGTTACTCTTTGCTCTCAAGATTACTAGATGACGCGCCCCTTCCAATCCCGGTACCTTCAAAGCTTTGATATCGGTCACAGAACAAGCGGCAGGCAAGGCATCCAGCTCCTGCTGGTCCACTTGCCCTTTCAGCGCGTAAAAATATCCCTCAGCATGAGGAAGATGCTGGCACCAGCTCACCATATCGTTCATCGACGCAAACGCCCGGCTCAATACGCCATCAAAGCCATCATCGGGAGTAAAATCCTCGACACGGCTTTGCACCGGCGTGACATTGTCTATCTCGAGCTCGTGCAACACTTGGCGAATAAAACGAATCCGTTTGCCTAAACTGTCTAGCAAGGTGAAGTGTTTATCCGGATTCGCGATAGCCAGAGGAATACCTGGTAATCCTGGACCTGTCCCTACATCGATAAAATGATCGCCGTCAAGATGGGGCGAAACAACCAAACTATCGAGAATATGTTTCACCACCATGTCTTCCGGACGACGGACCGATGTCAGGTTGTACGCTTTGTTCCATTTGTTTAACAGGCGCACATACGCGAGAAGCTGCGCCTGTTGTTGTGACGACAAAGCCAGGCCTGCCTTGGCAAGCCCTTGCGTTAATTGTGATTCCATTTATGCCCCTTTCTTCAGCATGCCTTGCTTTTTCAAGTGCACGAGCAAAATGGAGATCGCCGCGGGGGTCACGCCAGAAATGCGAGACGCTTTGCCGACGGTTTCCGGGCGTGCATCGGCAAGCTTTCCTTTCACTTCATTAGACAAGCCTTTGATTTGCTCGTAATCAAGGTCAGTGGGCAGTGCCGTGTGTTCATGACGTTGCGACTTGGCGATTTCATCCTGCTGACGGTCGATGTAACCGGCATATTTTACTTGGATTTCAACTTGCTCACTCGCTTGTGCATCATCATGCGCCGGACCAAATGTCGGCAAAGACACAATATCGTGATAACGCAGCTCGGGACGACGCAGCAAATCTTCGCCATTGGCTTCACGCGCTAACGGTGTTTTTAACATGGCGTTAAGTGCAGTGACATCGTCCGAGTGTGGATGGATCCACGTACCACGCAGACGCTGACGCTCTTGTTCCATGTTTTCCATTTTCTGGTTAAAACGTGCCCAGCGAGCGTCGTCGACCAGACCAAGCTCGCGCCCTTTTTCGGTCAAACGCATATCGGCGTTATCTTCACGCAGCAACAAGCGGTACTCCGCGCGAGAAGTGAACATACGGTAAGGCTCTTGGGTACCCATAGTGGAGAGATCGTCGATCAATACACCCATGTAGGCTTGATCGCGGCGCGGACTCCAGCCCTCTTTGCCTTGCGCTTGCAACGCGGCATTACACCCGGCAAGCAAACCTTGTGCACCGGCTTCTTCATAACCGGTGGTGCCGTTAATTTGTCCCGCGAAGAACAAGCCATCGATGAATTTAGTTTCTAGGGTCTGCTTGAGATCGCGTGGATCAAAGAAATCGTACTCGATCGCATAGCCAGGGCGGATCACTTTAGCGTTTTCAAACCCTTTGATCGATTGAATAATGCCCATTTGCACGTCAAACGGTAAGCTGGTGGAGATCCCGTTGGGATACAACTCGTTGCTGGTCAACCCTTCTGGTTCAACAAAGATCTGGTGTTTATCTTTGTC includes:
- the rsmG gene encoding 16S rRNA (guanine(527)-N(7))-methyltransferase RsmG; translated protein: MESQLTQGLAKAGLALSSQQQAQLLAYVRLLNKWNKAYNLTSVRRPEDMVVKHILDSLVVSPHLDGDHFIDVGTGPGLPGIPLAIANPDKHFTLLDSLGKRIRFIRQVLHELEIDNVTPVQSRVEDFTPDDGFDGVLSRAFASMNDMVSWCQHLPHAEGYFYALKGQVDQQELDALPAACSVTDIKALKVPGLEGARHLVILRAKSNE
- the mnmG gene encoding tRNA uridine-5-carboxymethylaminomethyl(34) synthesis enzyme MnmG, whose protein sequence is MFYQDHFDVIVVGGGHAGTEAALAAARMNQRTLLLTHNIDTLGQMSCNPAIGGIGKGHLVKEIDALGGAMAQAIDKGGIQFRTLNASKGPAVRATRAQADRALYKAAIRHTLENTPNLSLFQQAVVDLIVEQDRVTGVETEMGLKFSATTVVLTVGTFLGGKIHIGMDNYSGGRAGDPPSNKLADRLRALPFRVDRLKTGTPPRIDARSVDFSVMQTQHGDTPCPVFSFMGNVHQHPEQIPCYITYTNEKTHDVIRENLSRSPMYAGVIEGIGPRYCPSIEDKVMRFADKDKHQIFVEPEGLTSNELYPNGISTSLPFDVQMGIIQSIKGFENAKVIRPGYAIEYDFFDPRDLKQTLETKFIDGLFFAGQINGTTGYEEAGAQGLLAGCNAALQAQGKEGWSPRRDQAYMGVLIDDLSTMGTQEPYRMFTSRAEYRLLLREDNADMRLTEKGRELGLVDDARWARFNQKMENMEQERQRLRGTWIHPHSDDVTALNAMLKTPLAREANGEDLLRRPELRYHDIVSLPTFGPAHDDAQASEQVEIQVKYAGYIDRQQDEIAKSQRHEHTALPTDLDYEQIKGLSNEVKGKLADARPETVGKASRISGVTPAAISILLVHLKKQGMLKKGA